The Brassica napus cultivar Da-Ae chromosome C7, Da-Ae, whole genome shotgun sequence genome has a segment encoding these proteins:
- the LOC106374583 gene encoding thymocyte nuclear protein 1, translated as MGKAKRYWLLKTEPSEWSWSDQDANGGISKWDGVKSKQAQKNLKSMASGDLCFFYHSGTKSRCVVGVVEVVREWYADDDDGEGVVDVKAVGEMRRFVDLKEMKGDKGIKDFVLFRQPRLSVVPVEDDVWKKICELGDGFWGNGKEDRESSDES; from the coding sequence ATGGGGAAAGCGAAGCGATACTGGCTTCTGAAAACAGAGCCAAGCGAGTGGTCATGGTCAGACCAAGACGCGAACGGCGGCATCAGCAAATGGGACGGGGTCAAGAGCAAACAAGCCCAGAAGAATCTCAAGTCCATGGCTTCAGGCGACCTCTGTTTCTTCTACCATTCCGGTACGAAATCGAGATGCGTTGTGGGTGTGGTGGAGGTGGTTCGTGAATGGTACGCAGATGATGATGACGGAGAAGGAGTGGTTGACGTCAAAGCTGTTGGAGAGATGAGGAGATTTGTCGATTTGAAGGagatgaaaggagacaaagggattaaggattttgttttgtttagacAGCCGAGGTTGTCTGTTGTTCCAGTGGAAGATGATGTTTGGAAAAAAATTTGTGAACTGGGAGATGGGTTTTGGGGAAATGGTAAGGAAGATCGTGAAAGTAGCGATGAGTCTTAA
- the LOC106373372 gene encoding uncharacterized protein LOC106373372, with protein sequence MYVSEAQSQDYPPRLYPEGSSNLEGKNINHSFHLGEFHHVREAIGRDVLEQEKSPIGVIAKLAARKSVWSAFSEEFNLPLGMGPKLDELKPALEVCQSWSFGKRKWLGLLLLQATRLYALHHNSRIPFESAKRVFDNEAMMLYPWGRTAYEVLVDSIKMLDPQGGSYTISGMKDVLMGWVYESVTCFEEQFGRVVNSEDIPLLRWGGKRTRASFTKLSSEEIKDHGEVRVRKMIMKDSVEEMFSQWMSEDDDPQLINLITYTHGEDLDKASEVKKTLVDEFGSAIATRAKSAATPAKAAATPEAKVAATADKDAALDSIIVSPAKGAKDAKAGKEGGRMGNPKQKDDEAVLTKKEAAAKKREEAALKRKGATEKKNMMS encoded by the exons ATGTATGTTTCTGAAGCTCAATCACAGGATTATCCTCCAAGGCTTTACCCTGAAGGGTCTTCTAATCTAGAaggtaaaaatattaatcacaGTTTCCATTTAGGAGAATTCCATCACGTTAGAGAAGCAATAGGACGTGATGTGTTGGAACAGGAGAAGTCTCCTATTGGAGTAATTGCTAAGCTAGCTGCACGCAAAAGCGTGTGGTCTG CGTTTTCGGAGGAGTTCAATCTGCCTCTTGGGATGGGACCCAAGTTAGATGAACTGAAGCCAGCATTAGAGGTCTGTCAGTCTTGGAGTTTTGGAAAGCGTAAATGGTTGGGGTTGTTACTTCTTCAAGCCACGAGACTTTATGCTTTGCATCATAATTCTAGGATACCATTTGAAAGTGCAAAAAGAGTATTCGACAATGAAGCCATGATGTTGTATCCATGGGGTCGGACTGCATATGAAGTTCTTGTTGACTCCATTAAAATGTTGGATCCACAAGGAGGGTCATACACAATAAGCGGCATGAAGGACGTGTTAATGGGTTGGGTGTATGAATCTGTCACTTGCTTTGAAGAGCAATTTGGGAGAGTGGTCAATAGTGAAGACATTCCGCTTTTGCGATGGGGTGGAAAGCGTACCCGTgcaagttttactaaattgtcCTCTGAGGAGATCAAAGATCATGGCGAG GTGCGTGTGAGGAAAATGATTATGAAGGACTCAGTTGAAGAGATGTTTTCTCAATGGATGAGTGAAGATGACGACCCACAACTCATTAACTTGATAACATACACACATGGAG AGGATCTTGATAAGGCTTCAGAGGTGAAAAAGACTTTGGTTGATGAGTTTGGTAGTGCCATTGCAACACGTGCTAAATCTGCTGCAACACCTGCTAAAGCTGCTGCAACACCTGAGGCTAAAGTTGCTGCAACAGCTGATAAAGATGCTGCTCTTGATTCAATTATTGTTTCTCCTGCTAAAGGTGCTAAGGATGCTAAGGCTGGTAAGGAAGGAGGCCGCATGGGCAATCCAAAACAGAAGGATGATGAGGCTGTGTTAACAAAGAAGGAGGCCGCTGCTAAGAAGAGGGAAGAGGCTGCGTTAAAGAGGAAGGGGGCGACtgagaaaaaaaacatgatGAGTTAA
- the LOC125590413 gene encoding uncharacterized protein LOC125590413, whose amino-acid sequence MSAPAANYVVSFNDRATADQAKPHNDLLVIELTIQDIDVARVLVDTGYSANIIHKSTLERMEIDLCAVTERPSPIFGLSGNATMTFGSIDLVVKAGSIIKVTEFLVIDRPTSYNAIVGTPWLNSMRAIPSTFHLCLKFPTPRGVETIQGDRRMSQQSQRAEALEGKRKLTCEPVILICLDESSPERCVEIGANLCEPLKTELIACLKKNPNAFAWAAEDMPGIDIGITCHELNIDPTYRPVKQKRQKLGPERATAVNEEVERLLKVGSITEVRYPNWLANPVVVKKKNGKWRVCVDFTDLNKACPKD is encoded by the exons ATGTCCGCTCCAGCAGCTAACTATGTCGTTTCTTTCAATGACCGGGCAACGGCCGATCAGGCCAAACCCCACAACGATCTCCTTGTCATCGAGCTGACGATCCAGGACATCGACGTAGCGAGAGTGTTGGTCGACACCGGATACTCGGCCAATATTATCCACAAAAGTACCCTCGAAAGAATGGAGATCGATCTGTGCGCCGTTACGGAAAGACCCAGCCCGATATTCGGACTCTCGGGAAATGCTACTATGACTTTCGGCTCGATCGACCTCGTTGTTAAAGCCGGGAGCATCATCAAAGTCACAGAATTCTTAGTCATCGACCGCCCAACATCGTACAACGCGATCGTCGGTACTCCATGGCTGAATTCAATGCGAGCGATCCCTTCGACATTCCATCTGTGCCTTAAGTTTCCAACCCCTCGTGGAGTCGAAACTATACAAGGAGACCGCAGGATGTCGCAA caaTCTCAAAGGGCCGAAGCCCTAGAAGGGAAGCGCAAACTGACTTGCGAACCGGTAATTTTGATCTGCCTCGACGAATCCTCTCCGGAACGAtgcgtcgagattggagccaacCTCTGCGAGCCACTAAAGACAGAGCTCATCGCCTGTCTCAAAAAGAACCCCAATGCGTTCGCttgggctgcggaagatatgccagggatcgaTATCGGCATAACGTGTCATGAGCTTAACATCGATCCGACCTATAgacccgtcaaacaaaaaaggcaaAAGCTAGGACCGGAGCGTGCCACCGCGGTAAATGAGGAAGTCGAAAGACTCCTGAAGGTCGGATCAATAACAGAAGTTAGGTATCCAAACTGGCTCGCTAACCCGGTCgtggtcaaaaagaaaaatggtaaATGGCGAGTATGCGTCGATTTCACCGATCTcaacaaggcctgtccaaaGGATTGA